The Lytechinus variegatus isolate NC3 chromosome 7, Lvar_3.0, whole genome shotgun sequence genome includes the window CCCTGAAAAggagattttaaggactgtttgtaggAAGTAgtaaacatatttcaattagcGAACCTTTATACATTTAGACCTGAAACGGGATATTCCAATCACTTTGTGTGGTCTTGAACAGAATACATATTGaaacaaataatgcgagcgcgaagcgcaaactgAAATTGTTGATGAGCTTACTTGAGAAAAGAAGGAATTGCTTGCAGAATTTCTGGATACATATCCTGTTTACGAATTCCTACAAACAGTCCtgttctttcttatttttcctctcCTGTAgtttcatttaatgaaaatatttttatccatCTCTGTTTTCAGATGAGCTTTCTAAGCTGAAGACAGTGTTAGCCGACCAAGTAGCTGGTCACGGTAGTGGTACCTGCAGCGGTGACTCTTGTCCAGATCCATGATACATCACAAGGATTCATTCAGAGTCAGGCTTGCATGGGGCCGGGCAAGAAATCATCACAGAGGAACATGGGCAGTAGTTGACGTCTGATGTaaactacactgtaaaaatctGAATTAGTAGTTAACACTTAATAGtagattttattatttgtgaTTATTTCTCGATTTTCTTTTCTGTAGGCCTAGATTTAACTTGTCTTTTCAATTACTTGatttacttgatttatttgggttctatatacatgtacatttacgaAAATTCACGTATTGGAAGCTTGCTTTGATTTAGTAAATTTAACTCAATTCGGCAAATATAAATATTACttataaaattatgttaaatgtacttacattttcaatttacgacttatctaaataatatatgaatattcattaagagcATGTAAATGTTATAATTTCTCAAATAACTGTCGTATCTATTTGTGTTTCAAATTGTTTTGGATTAGGGTAAGTGAACTTTTTTCAATCAAAGAAAGAGCAACGTTAAAAAGTCACTTATACGAAAATTTCAAACATCTGTTTCGGTTTTCAGATTCTAGATCATCAACCATAGCCAGGTTGACAAGAACGAAGTCTTTAATAGAACAAGATTCAATGTAACAAGTTTAATCTTAACGGAGATGGAACAATCGATATCAAAACCGAAGGTGGCCCATCACTGTAAAGAGCGGGTGGGGATCTGTATACACTTCAAACTATTCTCCATTAATcatattgtaattttcttattaGAGATGCAACTTGAATATAACCAGGAATAcaattgtaaaaagaaaaatgacgaTAGTTGAGCATACAGAGATGGAATAATTTGTGGCATTAAAACCGAATGTTataatagtgagtgggtgatttCATCACCTTGTAGATACATTGATCATAACTTGTTATTCATGATGTAGACACCGATATTAAATATGAACCATAAACATTAACTAAATAATGGATATTTCATACATAAAACATTCTTTCAACTTTTCTGTGGTACAACCACTGGAGTATAGATAGGGGGCTTGGAGAGCCCTtgcctcccccccaaaaaaaaaatattaacgtcaaaaaaagagaaaagaaaagaaaagaaagagaaagggtgaaatataatttttctgaaaattatgtaaaaatctatcaccaaatttgaattttgtaataaaattgaaaattgtcctcgctcgcttcgcttgtTCATAACTTTTAACAATTTTACGCAGTACTCCATATTTCgtcccctcaaaatatttggctcattacgccactgggtaCAACTAATAAGACCTCAAAACTAAACTTTCGATTCTGTCTATAAGTGACGTTTCTTTGGACCCCATTAACACTTACTTGGATCAGTGAGAATCATATTTATGTAGGAACAAACCCCTCAACAAGTaatgtgattgattgattgattctgaTTCATCACAAGCCAGAAGGGGACTTGATCCCCTCATATACCCTGGTATTGActacataaaaatatgatgCTACTATTGTATTGCATACATCTATAAATTATTCCACGTGATACACAAGAATTATATAATTGTTGCACTGAGGTAGATTTATCAGAAAGTGCgttccagaaaaaaaaggaaatcgtgataaagtgtaattttttcgtatcatgatcataaatttccttattcatttatttagttttatGTAAAATCAGGACAGTCCTTTCAGAGCCCAAAGGCCTGCTCCACAAAAGAGCCCTGTAGACATAGAAAGATTTacaaagtaaatgaaataaattgatataaagTAAAATACAGTACACAATCAAAACTACATGACATATCAATGCTAtcacatgaaataatttgaaacaaaaattaaaaaccttgaataaaatcaagacaatttaaaagacgAAGAATATCATAGAAATAAAGGGAATTACTTCAAAAGCATGTGACTAAAATCAAACTaagtaaaattaataaataagttataaaattgacaattcaaaatacaatgaaaactattgatgtaaaatgtgataaaGCAGATAGCAtacaaggagaaataaaaaaaaatgggtaaaatttactcttttttatcGAATATATAGCATTAAAAGCCAGAAAACATTATAATTTGCTCGTGCATATGGAAATTGACCAACTTCCTATGTATCTTCATGAGTTAAATCTTACCATCAATAcgttcaattttcttttatctaaGCAATGAGCTCTTTGTGCAAGTATGATGCCCATTCCCAGCATGCTACTCATGGTGCTACTCATATCTTCTTAATGGTAATTTGGGCTACTAATTTCAATTTGTAGCCGCCGTAACAGTCCGTTAGTGATGACAACTAGTCAATGATGGCCTATACTTGTTTCACACCCAGGTTGGCAGTAATGTTTCCCTCAATCTTACGGTTCTAAACAGGAATCACCATCGCATGTTCCAGAACTCTGTTCAGCCACCCGATCAGTCAACATCTTTAGATTTAGCATTTCAACtgaatataattaatataaaaaGCGACAAGTCCATGAGATGAAGAGATTGGACATTGGACACTAAGAAAACATGAAGCCCCAATTGGTGTGAAAAACAACAATATGATATCGACATGTTGAAGTgaggcaaataaaaaaaatgatacgaAATGCTATTCTTCAAAGATCCTTAACTGCATAATTATGGAACACACCGTTGGGTGTGGAATACACAATGCAAAGCACCAGTGTTGATTTCACACCAGCCCAGAATATAATATgttcacaccagagaagtgttaaactacaccagtttggtttcGATCTGACACCAGATAGgtttttatacaacaccaattggtattaaaacagcataggtttgattccaaactggtttcgtttcaatacttctctggtgtggacatatatagattccggactggtgttaaatcaacacctgagtttttgcagtgcacttACATGATTGGATAATCATCTTAGGCAGTATCTGAGTCCAAAAGTGACATTCCTTGACTTTCATCACACCTTCTGTTGTACGAAATCCATAATCTAATTCCTTATAGTAAGGGTGTTCATTTGTAAATGGTTGCCATTCCTCAAAACCAAGCGGATTGTTGACAACCTCAGGATCTTTGGATGATAAATTGGGATTCCTGGTAATGAAAGGAACAAATTTCTGTAAGAGAATTACTTTTAGTCACATGAGCTCATTGGAGTTTGTCGGGAAACGCATCTTGTAAatgtatcattttctttttctgttatgACTTTGTGTTGGCTTGTAACAGAAGACATGGTAGAGTAATATTTGAGGAGTCAAATTTGACTCGGAACTGAGAGTCATCTCTGTTACTCGTTTTCGATTTATTTTGACTCGGGATTGAGTGATTTTTCAATTGATGGCCCACCAATCCAAGTCAAATTCATTCAGAATCTGATTCACTTTAACTCGAATTAAAGCTGGCATTGTTCCGAGACGAATTTTAATCCGAGACAATTAGATTGATATGTTCTTAAAGTTGTTCAAATAGGCCTTATACTCTTGACAGAAAATTAGATTCATCGCAACTTCGTTGAAAACTTTATCGTTATTGTGATCTTTGGTATGACAGGCTTTGAGTTTAATATAATGTAAAGGTAAGGCTTAGCATTTATGTTGTGACACCATCAAAACCACTTCACTCTAGAACTGCCATCAAAACTGAATATCATTATCACTAAAGCAAGATTTTTAGAACAGTTCCTTCATTTGTTGCAGGAATAAATATTTATCGTTTACACCAGTATGGATTAAAATTAAACAATCTTTACCCTGATTTCGCAAAGTTAGACCAGTATCTCATGATCTGTCTTGACAAGCCAGCCTCCTCGGTCCCACTGAAGAATCCGGACATGCCCTTGGGTCCTTCTTCTCTATCACGGAGTAGAGGACTACCAAAGACATAAGGGATATCCTCTACATGAGTTGCTCCTGCCCATTTCAGATGACCCAAGGCTGAGTGAGAGGGTATGTGTGTCATGTTGTAGTTGTAGACCGTTTTCCCCGCCGTTGACATAAGACTAGAGAATGCATTTTCGGAGCAAGTGAAGAAGTCTGTGAAAACATCAGCCAGCTTCAGGAAGTAGTCGCCCTTTTTTCCTATAATCTTTGGTTATGAAAACGGTTAAGAAGATCTCGTCaagtttgaaaatttgtttaataCAGCAACAACCTAAATACATGTTTAACAAATTAAATTACCTTTAATTATCAATCACTGATGAAAAATTAGTATTTTCTCTGGCTCgaatgcaaatttttttttactaaactTTCATTCAGAgaatatcattatttcatttcacgACATTTTCGTTATAATTATTGCAAAATATTGTAATTTAGTTTGTTGACATTTCTCATTTAGAACAAAATTTCTACGATTCTGCGACATTGCTTACTTCATGGGGCcataatttatttctttactATCCTCGACTCATGTAGAGTTACAGGAACAGGCTAATGTTCAAGATCTGTTAAACCCGAGTCATTTGGGAAGCTAAAATGTTGGCTATGAGAAGGGTTAAACTCGGATGATAGTCTATTGTTATTCATCATCTTGATTGCATTACCGACGCGATCATCGTCATCTTCACCGTCATTACAATCACCATCGTtcgtcatcatcacaatcatcgtcatcgtcaccATTAGCActatcttcgtcatcatcaccactatcaacATCATTGACTTTCTTTTGAATCTAATTTTGCCTGTGATGTTTAAAAAATCCCACAGTCTTCGTCAtaacattcatcatcatcatcatcaccatgcaccaccaccaccaccatttttatcatcatattaatcataatcattatattcGTCATCaatcttcttcatcattatcattattatactcatcatatttttcatcatcgtcgtcatcatattcattaccatcctcaccaccatcatcatcactgccgCCACCAATATCTTCATAGTCGTCGATATCCTTTTGTATCGAGTTCAGCCTgtgatgttaaaaaaaatcatcttaaaAATACACTAACGCCTCTACCTATAAGTTGTGTACGTACATGCGCGTCGTCGGAGTAGAGGAAGGCGAGTGTATCCAGTAGAAGTGGATCCGGAACCTTGAAAAACCTTAAGAGCTGAGCCTTGAACTCCTCAACTGATAGAACAGGAGGTGGTTTGTCCTCGGTGGAAGCTAGACCACTGAAGACCAACATACAGGTGCCTTCATTCGATAAAGAACCGTGGAGGACGTTGTCGGCGTTAAGATGCCCCTGGAGCATCAGGTTGATGGGTTTGTCAGGTAAGAAGTACCCATCTACAATGCAACCCACCACTTTGTCAACCATATCTGGGAACTGCAATTGAAAAACAGGAGAGTGGGGTTAGGCCTAATTAAAATACTGGACACGTTTTAGTTCATGCTAATCATATTGATGaccagggtcgtgggttcgaatcccagccacggcGTTAATTTTTTCCACGAGAAATCCATCCATGTCATGCTGTACCCGACCCCAGGGACGTAAATGGGAGCCAATAcgggaaaaaaatcctcaaTATGAATACCGAAATCGGTAGCCTACTTTAGCCGAGgttaagcgccttgagcacccaACAAGGTGGATATGCATGTACGTGATATACATATATTAAATAcccaattatcattatcattgttattaccattactactactactactactactactactatactactactactactactatactattactactactacactgtaaaaactgcagtgttaaaaccgacaccaattggtgttaatagaggaccttaccctgaggtgttaaaattacaccttagagattaaacataacaccgaagagtgtaaatgtaacaacaaaaggtgttgtaataacacctatatgtgtaaaacttacaccaccaatttaacaccggtgtaatataagtggtgtggtcctctatgtacaccggttaacaccacagtttttgctgtgtactactactacttctactactattattactattatcttaTTTTGATATGTGGTCGTtgctttatttataaatgatctTGTCGTATCATGTACGTTTACAATTTGGAACAACTAAACGCTaagaataaaatttacaaatagTTACAAATAATCATTTGAGGTCTATTCGAACTCAGTAACCTAAATTTTACGGTCATCATGATCTACAGTGGCATGTATTTGACCCAATATTGCTTCACGGGTTTCATTGTTTTTTGAACAATGGTCGGGCCGTTCAATCAAATGTGTCCAATCCGGTTGGATCCCCACTGATCTTCAACCTATATCAGTAACACTTAAAAGTGGCTGGTAAAGTTACCAATTCGAGATATCCATCTCTCAGTTCTTCCCAAGATTTTCTTCTCAAACAAGCCACAAGATCCTTGCTGTTGTCAACATCACATCCGACCCCTTTCCCAAATTTGAAAGTCTTGTCGACGAGATTTGTATCCAATCCAGATTCCAAAATGGCATTTCCACTCTAAGATAGATACAAATCGAAAATAGCTGATTATTATACTTGATCATGATGGAAACACcctttaa containing:
- the LOC121418492 gene encoding cholinesterase 1-like, which translates into the protein MIFKIVFSVPFLLSMILLYVESRGTPFVDSKNGRILGRTIEVTPWQLPEGETIVVEAYTKIPYAEPPVEELRYKHPVKKVWMGELDATRPNVACPQLPYHGFTVEMEETEDCLYLDVFVPSPRPISAAVLVWIHGGGFQAGAGSVPEQLPIPLAYFGEVIVVTFNYRLGMLGFLNTGDGEIPANLGMFDQREALIWVQENIAAFGGDPLRVTIFGESAGGASVNQHLVSPLSAGLFNGAILQSGNAILESGLDTNLVDKTFKFGKGVGCDVDNSKDLVACLRRKSWEELRDGYLELFPDMVDKVVGCIVDGYFLPDKPINLMLQGHLNADNVLHGSLSNEGTCMLVFSGLASTEDKPPPVLSVEEFKAQLLRFFKVPDPLLLDTLAFLYSDDAHIIGKKGDYFLKLADVFTDFFTCSENAFSSLMSTAGKTVYNYNMTHIPSHSALGHLKWAGATHVEDIPYVFGSPLLRDREEGPKGMSGFFSGTEEAGLSRQIMRYWSNFAKSGNPNLSSKDPEVVNNPLGFEEWQPFTNEHPYYKELDYGFRTTEGVMKVKECHFWTQILPKMIIQSFEMLNLKMLTDRVAEQSSGTCDGDSCLEP